In Suricata suricatta isolate VVHF042 chromosome 14, meerkat_22Aug2017_6uvM2_HiC, whole genome shotgun sequence, one DNA window encodes the following:
- the HPD gene encoding 4-hydroxyphenylpyruvate dioxygenase, whose translation MTTYSDKGEKPERGRFLHFHSVTFWVGNAKQAASFYCSKMGFEPLAYKGLETGSREVVSHAIKQGKIVFVFSSALNPWNKEIGDHLAKHGDGVKDIAFEVEDCDYIVQKAKERGAKVVREPWIEQDKFGKVKLAVLQTYGDTTHTLVEKMNYTGLFLPGFEAPVFLDPLLSKLPSCSLEIIDHIVGNQPDQEMVSAAEWYLKNLQFHRFWSVDDTQVHTEYSSLRSIVVANYEENIKMPINEPAPGKKKSQIQEYVDYNGGPGVQHIALKTQDIITAIRHLRERGMEFLGVPSTYYKQLRERLKSAKIRVKENIDVLEELKILVDYDEKGYLLQIFTKPMQDRPTLFLEVIQRHNHQGFGAGNFNSLFKAFEEEQNLRGNLTDLETNGVVPGM comes from the exons ATG acGACTTACAGCGACAAAGGAGAGAAG CCTGAGAGAGGCCGATTCCTGCACTTCCACTCCGTGACCTTCTGGGTTGGCAACGCCAAGCAG GCTGCATCATTCTACTGTAGCAAGATGGGCTTTGAACCCCTGGCCTACAAGGGCCTGGAGACAGGTTCCCGGGAGGTGGTCAGCCACGCGATCAAGCAAGGCAAG ATCGTGTTTGTCTTCTCCTCCGCCCTCAACCCCTGGAACAAAG AGATAGGCGACCACCTGGCAAAACACGGCGACGGAGTGAAGGACATTGCATTTGAGGTGGAAGACTGTGACTACATTGTGCAG AAAGCCAAGGAACGGGGTGCCAAAGTCGTGCGGGAGCCCTGGATAGAGCAAGATAAATTCGGGAAGGTGAAACTGGCCGTGCTGCAGACG TACGGGGACACGACGCACACCCTGGTGGAAAAGATGAACTATACCGGCCTGTTCTTGCCTGGATTCGAGGCCCCCGTGTTCCTGGACCCCCTGCTTTCCAAGCT GCCCAGCTGCAGTCTCGAGATTATCGACCACATTGTGGGAAACCAGCCTGATCAGGAGATGGTGTCTGCCGCTGAGTG GTACCTGAAGAATCTGCAGTTCCACCGTTTCTGGTCCGTGGACGACACACAGGTGCACACGGAATACAGCTCTCTGCGCTCCATCGTCGTAGCCAATTACGAGGAGAACATCAAGATGCCCATCAACGAGCCGGCGCCGGGCAAGAAGAAGTCCCAGATCCAG GAATACGTGGACTATAACGGGGGCCCTGGGGTCCAGCACATCGCTCTCAAGACCCAAGACATCATCACAGCG ATTCGccacttgagagagagaggcatggagTTCTTGGGTGTTCCATCCACCTACTACAAACAACTGCGGGAGAGGCTCAAGTCTGCCAAGATCCGAGTGAAGGAGAACATTGATGTCCTGGAG GAGCTGAAAATCCTGGTAGACTACGATGAGAAAGGCTACCTCTTGCAGATCTTCACCAAGCCCATGCAGGATCGGCCCACGCTCTTCCTGGAAGTCATCCAGCGTCACAACCACCAG gGTTTTGGAGCTGGCAACTTCAACTCACTGTTCAAGGCTTTCGAAGAGGAGCAGAACCTACGGGGCAACCTCACCGACTTGGAGACCAACGGGGTAGTGCCGGGCATGTAG